A DNA window from Hordeum vulgare subsp. vulgare chromosome 1H, MorexV3_pseudomolecules_assembly, whole genome shotgun sequence contains the following coding sequences:
- the LOC123445679 gene encoding probable auxin efflux carrier component 3b codes for MISWHDLYTVLAAVVPLYVAMILAYGSVRWWGVITADQCAGINRFVAVFAVPLLSFKFISGSDLYAMDLRFAAADTLQKLIILAALAVWSRLPLPFPSGGGLDWSITLFSFATLPNTLIMGIPLLVGMYGRHAGDLMVQLIVLQCIIWYTLLLFLFEFRAARLLISGRFPAAAVADVAVDPDVTSLDSSHAEAQAHVAPDGSMRVVVRRSTASLSRRSLLNDTVAGMSSPPRASNLTGVEFYSVTSSRNHSSSFTHDDFSATTGGGGAAATLSPLRVSSRANLLSLHTSWQQTLMPSARYDEHAPRGRSAAVVAPVDDSMDNLHMYDWSSGASGASEGSGLPVFGNGAKDSGRRRATSDALSINSDSSRLNRPGTTDGERAKSEAAAQDSLERLEAGTEATEKEQDQTTKDGCEVGGPPASVMVRLILTMVWRRLIRNPNTYASVVGLVWSLIEFRYHVTMPTIVANSISILSNAGLGMAMFSLGLFMAMQPKLIACGNSIAASTMAVRFLLGPAVMAAASVAVGLRGTLLRIAIVQAALPQGIVPFVFAKEYNLHAAILCTGVIFGMLIALPIVMVYYIILGLL; via the exons ATGATCTCGTGGCATGATCTGTACACGGTGCTGGCGGCGGTGGTGCCGCTATACGTGGCGATGATCCTGGCGTACGGCTCGGTGCGCTGGTGGGGGGTCATCACAGCGGACCAGTGCGCGGGGATCAACCGCTTCGTCGCTGTCTTCGCGGTCCCGCTGCTCTCCTTCAAGTTCATCTCCGGCAGCGACCTCTATGCCATGGACCTCCGCTTCGCCGCTGCCGACACGCTGCAGAAGCTCATCATCCTGGCTGCCCTAGCCGTATGGTCGCGCCTCCCCCTGCCGTTCCCCTCCGGTGGAGGGCTCGACTGGTCCATCACGCTCTTCTCCTTCGCCACACTGCCCAACACTCTCATCATGGGTATCCCGCTCCTCGTCGGCATGTACGGCCGCCACGCCGGTGACCTCATGGTGCAGCTCATCGTCCTCCAGTGCATCATCTGGTACACGCTGCTGTTGTTCCTCTTCGAGTTCCGCGCCGCGCGCCTGCTCATCTCGGGGAGGTTCCCGGCGGCCGCCGTCGCCGACGTGGCTGTCGACCCCGACGTCACCTCGCTCGACAGTAGCCACGCCGAGGCGCAGGCCCATGTCGCGCCCGACGGGAGTATGCGCGTCGTCGTGCGACGGTCCACGGCATCGCTCTCCCGCCGCTCCCTCCTCAATGACACCGTGGCGGGGATGTCATCGCCGCCGCGCGCGTCGAACCTTACCGGTGTGGAGTTCTACTCGGTGACCTCATCCCGCAACCACTCGTCTAGTTTCACCCACGACGACTTCTCTGCCACCacgggaggcggtggcgccgcAGCTACTCTGTCGCCGCTGCGCGTGTCCAGTAGGGCCAACCTGTTGTCGCTGCACACGTCGTGGCAACAAACGCTGATGCCGTCAGCCAGATATGACGAGCACGCGCCGCGCGGCAGATCGGCCGCGGTCGTGGCGCCGGTCGATGACTCCATGGACAACTTGCATATGTATGACTGGAGCTCAGGCGCGTCCGGCGCGTCCGAGGGGAGCGGCCTGCCGGtcttcggcaacggcgccaaggaCAGCGGCCGCCGGCGTGCCACCTCCGACGCGCTGTCTATCAACTCCGACTCCTCCAGAT TGAACCGGCCGGGAACGACCGACGGCGAGCGCGCCAAGTCCGAGGCGGCAGCGCAGGACTCGCTGGAGAGGCTGGAGGCCGGCACCGAGGCGACAGAGAAGGAGCAGGATCAGACGACGAAGGACGGCTGCGAGGTGGGAGGGCCGCCGGCCAGCGTGATGGTGCGACTGATCTTgaccatggtgtggcgccggctgATCCGGAACCCCAACACGTACGCCAGCGTCGTCGGCCTCGTCTGGTCACTAATCGAGTTCCG GTACCATGTCACCATGCCGACCATTGTGGCCAACTCCATCTCCATCCTCTCGAACGCGGGGCTGGGGATGGCCATGTTCAGCCTGGGGCTGTTCATGGCCATGCAACCAAAGCTCATAGCTTGCGGCAACTCCATCGCGGCGTCCACCATGGCAGTTCGTTTCCTACTTGGCCCCGCGGTCATGGCTGCCGCCTCCGTCGCTGTCGGCCTCCGAGGCACACTGTTGCGCATCGCCATTGTCCAA GCCGCTCTGCCGCAAGGGATCGTGCCGTTCGTCTTCGC